The Candidatus Nitrospira nitrosa genomic sequence TTGGCACATACAGGAATCTCATCCGAACCGCGTCGCATTTGGGGTACGTCTCGACGCCACAACATATGCCGAGCGGGGCTACCCCTTTTCCCTTCGGATCCTAGTGACGTATGAACTGAACAAACAGGGCCTTGGGTGCAGGTTTTCCGTGACGAACGTTGGTCACAAACCTGCACCGGTGGGCGTGGGATTTCATCCCTACTTCACCGTCGGCACCGGCATCATCGACGAAGCGGAGGCACAGATCCCCGGCACCGGATTCTTGGAATTCAACCAACGGCTCGTCCCAACTGGGACGATCTATCCCGTACAGGATACGCCGTGGGACTATCGCCGGTTTCGCCCGATTGCACAGCAACGCTTCAACCATTGCTACGTCAACTTGGAGCGTGACACCGAAGGAGTCGCCATGGCCGCTCTTCGTCATGTCCCAAGCAACCGAACGATCACCATGACGATGGACGCGGCTTTTTCCTCAGTGGTCGTCTATACGGGAGATGCCATTGCGGACGCCCCGCGTGTTGCGCTGGCCATCGAACCGATGACCTGTGCAAGCGACGCATTCAACCATCCGGAGTGGGGGCTCAAGCGCCTAGCTGCTGATGAAACTTTCTCCGGATGCTGGGGTGTGGATGATTCAAGTCGCCGAGGCTAGCACCGGATATCTTCACGTGCGGAGAGAAGTCAGCACGTCCGGCGGATGAAGCGTCGCAACGGAGTATGACTTAGGCCGCTTTTCGAAAGGTGGGAGACTTTCTACCGACGAGATCGCGCCAGAGAAGACTGAGTTTGAACTCCACTTCATCGAAGGAATCCCCTTGTGCCGACTGATCAGGGTACCCCTGCAGATACCCACGCCACTTGTCTTGATCCAGTGAGATCACAAATCGGGGTGTATCGATGCGGGGTTGTTCGGCTGCAGATCGCTCGACGCGAGGAAGTTCGCGCGGACTTTTCGCGAACTCTTGGCTCTGCTGCCGCACTTTTATCTGCAGCTCATCGAAGGAGGCCGCATGCACTTCGCGCTGCGGATTGCCTTCTGGATGTGCAAGCCATTTCTCCTGATCTTGCCGAAACACCCAATTTGGCCGTTCCATTCCGGTAAGCATAGCGAAGCCGTCGCAATCCGACCAGTACTTTTTCAATTCTTGCACATGAATAGGAACGACCCGAATCCTCCCAGCACAACGGCCTGCTCCTATGGGCAGGTCTCGGCCAATCAGCTGTCCTTTCGAGTCGCCATGGCGGGAACGGGAGAACGGCTGGTGCTCTGCCTGCATGGTTTCCCAGAGTGCGCGCGTTCATGGAGATACCAGCTTCAGCCGCTGGCAGAAGCCGGCTATCGAGTTTGGGCCCCTGATCTCCGTGGCTATGGTGGAACGACCCGTCCCGTTGGTCTTGAGGCCTACGCAATCGAGTCATTGCTGGAAGACGTCAGCGGACTGCTGACGGCCGCAGGGACCTCGGAGGCCATCCTGGTTGGACACGACTGGGGAGGCATCATCGCCTGGTACTATGCCCTGCGGCACCCGAACCGCATCAAAGCTCTTGTGATCTTGAACGCCCCACACCCGGCCTGCTTCGAGCGGGAACTCAGGCACTGGCGACAAATGCGCCGCTCCTGGTACATGGGGATATTTCAGATTCCTCGACTTCCTGAAGCCGTGTTGTCCATGGGACAGGGGTACGTCATCGGAAAAATCTTCGAGCGTATGGCGGTTCATCGCCAGCACATGCCAGACGACATCGTTACGCGCTACCGGCAACAGGCCTGCACGCCAGGCGCCCTCACTGCCATGCTGAACTACTATCGCGCGGCAATTCGCGGGAAAGGGGCGCTGCGTCAGCGCAAGGGAGGCTATCCCACCATCAACATTCCCACACTTGTCATCTGGGGACTCCAGGACCAGGCACTTGTGCGTCACAATCTTGATGGGTTAGGACATTTCGTAAGCAACCTGACTGTAGTCCCAATAGCCAGTGCAGGCCATTTCGTACATGAAGACGAGCCGAACCGTGTGACAGAGGAGGTAGTGGCCTGGCTGCAGAATCTATGATCTGATTCATTGCGTCCCCGACTCTTCCTCCTCGACGCTTGGTTCCCTCAACGACTTCTGCTTGAGAGCCGCGAGTACCACATCCCCATTCGTTTCTCCCACAACGCTCCTATCACCAAGCGTATTCGCATTCTCTAACCTGCGAGAAATGATCAAGTTATTGACGAGTCAGCCGAACAAGATACGATGCCATGACAAGGCTTTCGGGATGTCTTCCCAAGAATACGGGGCACCTATGAAACGAATGGGGATTGCCACAGCTCCGCCTACTGAGCAGCCTTCCAATAAGTCCACCACGACCTTGGTGGTGATCGGTGGCCTGCTGTTGGTCGGCCTGATCTACAGCATCGTAGCCCGTGACCCGGCCGTCTCTTGCCCGAATGAGTTGATCGGTGCCTGGATCACCTCGGCGAACGGATACGAGAACAGCATGCTGGTATTTACCACAAACGGTGTGTCGTTCAGCGTCGGATTCGAACATCTGGATGCGCAAGCCATGCGGCGCATCGACATGAGTACAGAAGGACCTCGCACGTTGTACACAATCGTCTACGGCGATTCTCGAAGCGACGAACAGACCTTGTCCTTCTACTATCACACCAAAGACCACACCATCACCTTCAAGAACCAGGCACATCTCGTCTGGACGCGACAAGCGGTGGAGTCATGATTGGTCTCTTTCAACGGAGACAGTTGTTCGTGCATCCCGTCCAATACTGGTGTATTGGGACCACGCTGGTCTACGTGGCTTGTCTGTTGATCACGCTGTATGCCGTGATCTTTCTGCCGATGGTACAGCCGCTTTACGACCCATCCGTATCCTGGGAACAGCATGCGCAGGTGGCGTCCCAGTTTCTTGAGCTCCATTCTCGGATCTGGCCCTGGCTGATCATCACCTTCCTTGCGTTGCTCCTCCACTCCCTGTATTTCATGCACCGCATTGCCGGGCCACTGTACCGCTTCTCTACCCTCTTTCGGTCGATCGGAAGCGGCGATCTGCATCAACGGGCACGGTTACGCAAACACGACTACCTCCATCGGGAGGCACAGGCATTCAACACAATGCTGGATAGTCTTGAAAATCGGATCCAGACCATCAACCTCCACTCAGCGCTGGTCACCGAAGCCTATGAAGCGGTGGCGATCCACGTGCAGGCACAGGCACCCGGGCAAATCACATCCGCGCTGCAGACACTCGACGAAGAAATTCGCCGATTCAAGGGCTGCCTGGCAGACTTCGCGTTGAAGATCGAGAACATGCCTGAGCAACAACAGTTCGAATTTGGTGAGTCCGCTCAAAAAGACTTACCAGCGATCAGGAAGGCTGCCTAATCATGGGGCAACCACTTCGCGCGACCAACACATCGAAACAGGACCTGGAGCCACCGGCGGATCAAAGCCCTGTAGGAGAATCTCCACGCCAGCCTCCCACGCTCACCGTCGTACCAGCGGATCGGATCGATCCAGAATCTCAGACTGATCGTCCTCACTCGAGGCGTTGGATCAACATGGTGCACCCGCTGCAGGTCCGCATGCTGAGTCAGGTCATCATCTATTCATTGATCATCTTCCTGTTGTTGGCCATTCCCGTGTTCAAACCGCTCATGCAAGCACTCGATAATCCCGCGCTGTCATGGCAAGAGCGAGCCGTCGTCGCCAACGATCTCCTCAACCTCCACTCCAGATTCTGGCCATGGGCGCTTGGTGCCGGCCTCGTGGTCGTGCTCCATTGCATACACTCCATGCGGCTGATGCATCGGGTGGCCGGCCCTCTCTCTCGACTTACACATGTGTTCCCTCAGATCGGCAACGGCAACCTGTGCGTTCGCACCACCTTGCGTCAGGGGGACTATTTGACCCCGGAGGTCGACCTGGTCAATCACATGACGGCTCAGCTGCACTCGAAGATCACGGCGATCAAACACATGCAGGTCCTCCTGGCGCTCGATGCCACCCGGATTAGGGAACTGGCTCTGGCGAAAGAGGATCCTGCCTTGGCCACCCTCGCAAAGCAGATGGAACAGAATTTATCGGGACTGAAGTCCTCTTTGGATACATTTAAAACTCATAGCGGTTAGACGATCACCATGAAGCACGAGAGCACATTCATTCTGGGGATACCCTCATTTCGTACAACCCGACGGTCCCGATCGTGTCTCCGGCATGCTGGCGGATTTAGTCTCATTGAACTCATGCTCGCCGTCTCAATCATGGGCGTTTTGGCCGCTCTGGCCGTCCCGAATTACATGGATTTTATCGAGAAGGCACGCGTGGCACGAGCCATCTCGGAACTGCACGGTCTCGCCAAAGACATCAAAGGATTTGCCTTGGCGGTCGGAGCTTATCCGAATAGCCTCGCAGATGTCGGTCTTAGCACGAGGCTGGATCCCTGGGGGACTCCCTATCAGTACTACCGCATCAATTGCGGGACGACTGATGACATCACCAGCCTGGCCAAACTGAAATTGCGGCAGAAGAATAATTCACGAACGGTTCCCGCCGGCTACTCATTTTCAGCAGACAGTCAATGGCTTGTCTCGTTGGCCATCCATAATGGACAGTCTCAAGGTTACCTGCATCTTACTGCTGCCGGCGGCAACGGGGGTGGAGGCGGGAATAACAGCGGAAGTGGTGGGGGGACAAGTGCGGGCAATAGCGGGAGTACCGGAGGAGGTGGCAGTACCGGGGGTGGACCGCCCTGCGGAGGCGTGGGAGGAGCCAGGAAAGACCGGTTCCTTGTTCCGATTAACTCGGACTTCGACATGTACAGTATGGGAAAGAATCTCGATTCAGTTGCCTCGTTGAACCCACCGAAGAGCCAAGATGACGTGATTCGCGCAAGCGACGGCGGATTTTATGGCCTGGCTAGGAACTTTTAGCGTATTGGATCCATGTAGACGATGCTGCCTCATTCCCTCTTTCACAGTCGCATCGGACGCCGTATTCTCGGGCTGTTCGTCCTCTGCGCGCTGGTTCCAACCTCCCTCCTTGGATGGATGTCCTACCGCCAGGTCACCCAGGAACTGATCGTCCAATCAGCCGCCCGGCTCAAGCAAGAGAGCAAGTCCCAGGGAATGGTGCTCTATAATCATCTTCTCACCCTCACCGCAGACCTGAGCCGAATTTCGAGGGAGCTGCCGCAAGACGGCACGGTGACCGAAGAAGTTGCGATCACCACATCAGTCAAGGAACTGGCTCATCGCTTTCGTGACGTACGGCTCACTCCCGCTACAGGTCCTCATCGACGGGAACTCACACAGTCTCAGACTGCCCATCTCCAGGAGGGCAAATCATTGCTCGAGGTCTCTCCCGCTCCCGATCAGCTGCCGCAACTGACGCTGACTCGTCTCGTCAATCCCGCGCACTGGGAAGCCGGGTTGCTCTCCGCACACCTTGACGGTACAGAGCTATGGAGCACACAGGTCAAGGAGACGTTGCCGGGCGATACGGATCTCGTCGTCGAAGATGGCGACCGTCATGAGCTCTACTCGACCTTTGGGAAGCCAGTCGTACTCCCGGACTTTCGTCGACATGACAGCGCCGCTCCCATGGGCAACGGGATGATATGGCAATTAGACACCCACGAGTATATCGCCGGGGCCTGGTCGATGCCGCTCCGTCATACGTTTCTGGTCGAACCATGGACGATTGTCCTCAGCCAAACGCGAGCCTCGGCCTTGGCACCAGTCGAACGATTCCGCCACACATTCTTCCTGGTGATCGCGTGCGCATTGAGCGCTGTCGTCCTGCTCAGCCTTGCTCATATCCGACGAAGCCTCAGACCGGTGACATTGCTGAAAGAGGGGACCGCGCGTCTGGCCACCGGAGATTTCTCGACCCAGGTGACCGTTCAGAGCGGCGATGAATTCGAGGAGTTAGCTGATTCGTTCAACAGCATGACGGACAAGCTGAATCAACAGTTTCACATGCTGGAGACGCTCTCGGCGATCAGCCAGGCCATTCTCTCGAGCCATGAGCCGGCCACTATGGTAAAAATCGTACAATCCCGCATCACGGAAAGCATCGCCTGTGACGCCGTGGGAATGACGCTGCTCAATCCCGAAGAGGCCGGCCCCACTGAATTGTCCGTCCGCTACATTCAGCGCCAATCAGACGAGACGACGATCTATCCATGTCAGCTTTCCGAGGAACATCTGGCTGCCATGACGGCGCATCCTCACCACATGGCGGCACCAGCGACTGCGCTCCCCTCTTATCTGTCTTTGATGATGCGACCAGGCCTCTCGCTCTTCATCATATTTCCGATCATCGTGAACGAGCGTGTCAGTGGAGCATTGGTACTCGCCTATCGCCAACGGAAGTCTCCGCCTGCTCATGATGTGACCTATGCTCGCCGGCTGGCCGACCAGGTGGCCATTGCGTTGGCGAACAGCCTGGCGATTCAGGCACGTCTGCAGGCCCAGTCGGAATTGGTTGGGGCGGTGGATGCCAAGCAGCAGGCGGAAGAACAGGCCACGCTCCTTCAAGCGACGAATCAATCATTGGCCACAAAGGAGGAACGGCTACGCCACCAACAGAGTGCGACGCTGGCCCTGGTCCAAGACCGCACGGTGTTCGAGGGATCACTCCCCGTCACGGCGAAGCAGTTGACGACTATCGCGGCACAGGCGCTGCTCGTCGATCGAGTCAGCGCCTGGATTTATGACGAACAGACCCAGTCGCTCTACTGTCTTGATCAGTATGATCAGGTCGCCATGCAACATACGTTCGGGCAAAAGCTGCTCCGTGGACAATACCCACACTATCTATCAGCCCTTGACCGGGGACAGCTTATAGCAGCGGCACAGGCGGTCCAGGACCCGACCTTTCAGGAGCTGGGTCCCGCACTCCTCTCGCCGAGCCGGATCGGAGCAAGGCTTGATGCTCCGTTTCACACACAAGGCAAGCTGGCCGGCGTCGTCTCAATTGAGCAGATTAGCTCCCCCCGGGACTGGGCATCCGATGAACAGCAGTTCGCCCAAGCCTTGGCAAACTTCATGACGTTGGTGCTTGAGGCCGCACGACGTCGTGAATCCGAAGAAGCCTTGGCCATCGCGAAACTCGCGGCCGAAGATGCGACAAAGGCCAAGGCTGAATTTCTGGCGAACATGAGCCACGAGATCCGAACCCCCATGAACGGCGTCATCGGGATGACTGAGATCCTGGCTCGCACACCGCTCTCAGAGACCCAGCGCCACTACGTCGAGACGATCTACAACTCCGGCGACACCCTCTTGACCCTGATCAACGATATCCTTGATTTTTCCAAGATCGAGGCTGGCAAACTGGAGATCCAATCAACATCGATCGACTTGCGCGAAATCGTCGAACGCACGGCGGAACAGTTGGCGGAACGGGCCCAACGAAAAAGACTCAACCTTCTGGTTGACTATCCCCCCTCCGTTCCAAGCACAGTGAACGGAGACCCCATCCGCATCCGTCAAATCATCACGAACTTGCTTGGCAATGCCATCAAATTCACCCTGGAAGGTGAAGTCATCCTACGCGTGACCCTCGAGTCTCCGGCATCCGGACTGAACGAACCGGCCCGAATCAAACTCGCCGTCATCGATACAGGCTCCGGTATCAGTCCGGAAGGACAGGCAAAACTCTTTCAATCCTTTTCGCAGGTGGATGGGGCCTCGACGCGCGTTCACGGCGGGACGGGCCTTGGTCTGAGCATCTGCAAACAGCTTAGTGCATTGATGGGGGGAACCATTGGTGTCAGCAGCATGATCGGTCAAGGCAGCACCTTCTGGGTCATACTTCCGTTCCTGCTTCAGTCGGTTGCGCCCACGTCCACCGACACCGATGCTGCATTTGGAGATCTGTGCCTATGCACAGCCGTCGATGCCTCTTCGACTCGCCATGTCCTGGCACAGTACTTTTCCTCCTGGGGTATTTCCCCACACATGGCCGACAGCGAGGGTGAGTTCCTCGAGCACATCATGACGGGGCTCGCAGCCGAACATGGGCCGGTCATCGCAGTGATCGATGAACGCTTCGACCAAATGCCCGATACGCAAATCGTCCAGACCTTGCTCTCCGACCCGACACTACAATCCGTCAAGATCATCCGACTTGTCTCGCTCATCAGGCGAGCAGATGTTGAGCAGGATACCCCATCGGTTCACATGCACTATGTGACCAAACCAATCCGGTTCCACGCACTGTATCACGCCTTAGGCAACGCGCTCGCCGACGAGGCGATCACTACGCAACACACGCATCCGGAGCCGGCAGCACCGACCTTATCAGGTCATATCCTCCTGGGAGAAGACAACGCGGTAAACCAAGAAATCGCCCTGCTCATGCTCCAAAGCATGGGATGTACCGTAACCGTGGCTCAGAACGGCCGAGAGGTCCTCGAGCATGCCCAACGATCCCACTACGATGTGATCTTGATGGATTGCCAAATGCCGGAAATGGATGGATTCGAAGCCACCACGCGAATCCGTGAATGGGAGCGGCATGAATCACGAGCCCCGATGCCGATTATCGCCCTCACGGCCCATGCGACGCCAGGCGATCGTAAACAGTGCCTGGCCAAGGGGATGAACGATTACATCGCAAAGCCCTTCTCGATGGAACAACTACAGACCGTCTTGACCACGTGGCTCTCCTCCAGTCCTACGACCGACATCCAACAGCTGCCGGCTTCAAGCCAATCCAGCCTCAGACCTTCCATACCCAGCGCATCGGCCTCCGCCCCAGATTCAGACGCCACATTCATCGTTGATCGAAACGCCTGGAAATCGATTACAGGCCTCCAACGACCGGGGAACCCGGATGTGTTGGCCCAAATCTTGTCACTGTATTTGGCTGATTCCCATGAGGTGGTAGCAACGATCCGTCAAGGCATGGCCAACGAGAATGCACAGGTGGTGAGCCAGGCAGCCCATAGCCTTCGATCGAGAAGTGCGATGCTCGGGGCCGTCTCACTCTCCAAACTTTGCCGTCAGCTCGAAGACCTCAGTCGCCAGGGACAGCTCACGGAAGCCGAACCATTGGTAGACCCACTGAGCGAGGCGTTCGCCCACGCCAGCCAGATCTTTCAGGCCGAGCTTGAGAGGAGACCCACATGACCAGCTCGATCCAACCGTCTCTCCCGCTGGCGCTGATCGTCGACGATGATGCCACCTTTCGCATGCTCTCACGTATGAGCCTTGAACAGGGCGATCTCCGTGTCGAGGATGCCAGCAGCGGGGAAGCCGCCGTCGCATTCGTCTCGTCCACAATGCCCGATATCATCATCCTAGACTTGCAAATGCCCGGCATGAATGGATTTGCCGTGTGTGAACACATCCGTCGGCTGCCGCACGGAACGTTCGTGCCGATTCTCATCATGACCGGCCTCGACGATGTCGACTCAATCGCACAGGCTTATGAAAGGGGCGCTACCGACTTTATCGTGAAACCCTGCCATGGGCTCATGCTCAGCCAGCGAGTTCGGTACATGTTGCGCGCCAGCCACACGATGGGTGCCCTTCGCACCAGCGAATCTCAATTGGCCCAAGCACAACGGATCGCTCGCCTTGGTGGTTGGGAATGGGATCCGGCCAACGATCGGATGGATCTTTCGGAAGCAGCCTGTCGGATTCTTGGAGCCCAGCCCGGCACCATCGACTCCACACACTCCACGTATCTGGCCTGTGTCCACGACGAAGACCGAGAATTGGTGAGCCAAGCTCTCCACAGGACGATCGCCGACGGAACAGGAGTGGATATGGACCACCGGCTCATACCTCGCGACGGCGTAAACCGCGTAGTCCATCTTCTGGGTGAAGTCATGACGGACAGCAGCGCGCAGGCTCGCCGCCTCATTGGAACGGTACAGGATGTCACCGATGCGCGGGCTGCTGAAATGAAGATCTATTTCATGGCGAACTACGATAGTTTGACACATCTTCCCAACCGAACCCTCTTTCTCCATCGCGTCGGTCAAGTCCTGACATCCGGCACAGGTAGCCGTGGTGCGGTCTTCGTCATAAGTTTGGATCGGTATCACCGCATCTGTGATCTGCATGGTGCTCAAAGCGGAGATGACTTCATCCGAGAGGTAGCCACACGGCTGCAACAAGTTCTCGCAGCGAACATCACGGTCGCCCACCCCCCGGGTGCCGATCCGTCGATACTGGCACGCCTCAATGATGGTCAGTTTACGCTGTTCTTAGCCAATCTCGCCGTGCCGGAGGATGCGGCTCGGGTCGCCCAGAATTGTCTCGAGGCACTGCGCATTCCGTTTCAGATTAAATCGGCCAGCGTGGTGCTCTCGGCCAATATCGGAATTGCGATACCTGGTTCCGACGGCACCGAGGCAGAACAGATCCTACGCAACGCCGGCACGGCCGCTCAGTCGGCCGCACGGAACGGTTCCAACGGCTATCAGTTCTACTCTCATACGATGAATGTCTCGATCGCCGCTCGAGTCAATCTTGAACAAGACTTACGCACCGCCGTGTCTGAAAACCAGTTTATTCTGCACTACCAACCGCAGGTGGACATTCTTTCCGAAAAAGTCATTGGGTTTGAAGCGCTGATCCGATGGCAACATCCGACCCGCGGGCTGATCTCCCCTGCCGAGTTCATCCCGGTCGCGGAAGAGGAGGAGCTGATGATCCAAATGGGCGAATGGGTCATCAAAAGCGTCGCGCAACAACAGCGGATCTGGCACAAAAACGGATTGGCTCCGACGACTGTGGCGATCAATCTATCCGGACTTCATTTTCGACAGCCCAACCTCGCCAGCCGGGTGAAGTCGCTGGTCTACACGGAGGGTGGTAACCCGCAGGATATCGAGTTGGAACTGACCGAAAGCGTGCTCATGAGGGACGCCGCCTCAACAACCACCCTTTTGCAGGAACTCAAGGCGTCCGGCTTTCGACTCGCCATCGATGATTTTGGAACGGGCTACTCCTCCCTTGCCTATCTGGAACAGTTCCCGATCGACACGCTCAAGATCGACCAGGCCTTCATCAAGGATCTCAAGCTTGGCAAGGAGGATTCACCGATCACGCGGGCGATTGTGGGCATGGGGCGTGCGCTCAAGCTGCACATCGTCGCCGAAGGGGTGGAAACCCACGATCAACTGGCCTATCTTCGACTACAAGGCTGTGATGCCTATCAAGGGTATCTCTTTAGTAAACCCGTGCCCGCGCAACAGCTCCAGTACCTGCTACGGGACCGTTTTTCGGATGAGGGATCCCGGACCAGGGATCGATCGCGAACTCGGTTAGCGAGCTGAGTGAAGACCTTCCCACTGCACCGCGTCGCTCAGGACGCTGGTCCAAGCGTGGCAATGGCGGAAGGCGTATTCTCCGCACGAAAGGGATTCCCCAGAAGCTGCGTGACGGGCACCAACGCACCTGTTCCAGAGACGATCGTGTAGGCCGAGATCGTGCCTCCTGAGACACTGGTGGCACGATTCGCCACATACAAGAACAGTCCGTCCGGAGAAACCGCAAGCGCCACAGGATTCGACCCTGTGAGCGTGGGAATAGGATTTTGGCTTGCCCCTACGGCCGGCACGAGAGTCAGTAAACCACTGCTCCCTATCGCAAACACCGATACACTTCCTCCTCCATTGGCCACATAAAGATGAGCCCCATCGGCTCCCACCGCAAGACCGTTTGGAGTCGTTCCACCTGTCGAAACTGGATTGGAACCGGTCGGTGGAATCAGTGTGAGCAGCCCGGATGGTTCAACTCGAAACATCGTCACGTTGTTGGACGTCCCGTTGGTCACATAGAGAAACTGTCCGTTCGGGGAGAGCCCGATCGCCGTGAGCCCTGTCCCACCTGATGAAATAGGATTCGTACCCGGTCCAGCCGGCGGTACGAGCGTGAGTATCCCGGACGCATCGACCTGAAATACCGTGACCATGCTGGAGGTACTGGTGGCAACATATAGAAACCGCCCATTCGGAGTCATCGCCAATGCAATCGGCGAGGACACCCCTGCACCGACCGGCTTGAAAGGCCCCTCCGCTTGTGGAACAAGCGTCAGCACTCCGGCCGTGCCTATCTTAAAGACGCTTACATTATCTGATCCACTGTTCGCCACATACAGGAATTGAGAATCTCTTGAGATCGCAAGGGCACGCGGGGCTGTGCCCACAACAACCGGATTGGGATTTCCAGAGTTCGAGTCTCCAAGCAACAACGTACCATTGGTGCCAACCCGGAAGGCTGTCACTTTGTTCGTCTGGCTGTTGGCTATGTAGGCGAACAACCCGTTGGGGGTTGCGGCGATCGCCGACGGAGTCGGAACATCGGGGAATGGAGAACCGGCAATGGCCGCGAGCCCCCCGGTCGCCTGGTTCACGGTGTATCCGGACACACTATTGGATCCACTATTGGTGACGTAGACGATCGCACCTGTCGTACGTTCTCCTCCGATCGCACCGAGTCCACCAAGCCCACCTTCCCCTCCATCACCACAAGCAGACAGAAGCACCAAACACGGAAGGAGACAGACGACGTGCGATCGTCTCAGCCGTGGTGTGTTCCGCTGGCTTTCCTGAAACATACTGTTGTTTATACCACTCCCTCTTAATCCCTCACAACACTGCAATCGAAGCACGTATTCGGATGGATCATGCGCGATGACTTTTTCATTGGACTCGGATGACAGCTCACTGGCACACTGCCTGCCAATCAACAGGAAGGATTCTCTGCCTTGCATCACTCACTCACTATTCTTGGGTCAGGCTACAGCTCCAAGTTTTTCCTACCACTCGCCACGCAACAGTACGCACAGGTCTTTGCGACCAGTCGCGATCCTGATCGAAACCTCGCAGACTTGCGTGCGGAACAACGAATCAGGTTCGACCTTGCACGGCCTGAGACCTGGCAGCTGATTCCTCCCGCAACCGATCTCCTCTGGTGTTTTCCCGCCGTCCCGATCGAGTTCGTTCAACAATTCGCTGATACCGCATCGTTGCGAACCCGTCGGCTGGTGGTACTTGGCAGCACCTCCGCCTACGTCGATTCCCTCTCGACCACCTACCCACCCCCTTGGGTTAACGAAACAGCCACAATTGATCTTGAGCAACCTCGCGTACAAGGTGAAGAACTTCTTAGAACCTCCTATAACGCAACTATTTTAAGAGTCTCAGGGATCTATGGACCTCGCCGCAGTCCCATGAAGTGGATCAGAACCGGCAGGGTCACCCGTTCACGAAAATTCGTCAACCTGATTCATGTCGAAGATCTTGCAACGACCTGCCTCGCAGCCATCAGGCAGGGTGAGGAAGGTACGATTTACAATGTCAGCGATGGAACTCCCAGGACCTGGGATGAAATCTGCCGGACCGTTGAACGACGATGGGCGGTTCGATCTTCGGTCTCTCCTGAGCCACAGCCGATGGGAAAACGGATCGCGAACCAGAGACTGTGCGAGCTACTGAAAGCAGATGGGGTGAGTCTCCGCTACCCCGACCTCTACCAAGCGCTTGAACGGATCGAGGAAGTTTCTCTCAGCGAAGCAGAGCCATCACGGTAAGAC encodes the following:
- a CDS encoding aldose 1-epimerase; the encoded protein is MASMTADTERTLSFQNQRAVVSPWGASLRRYLFIDADGREIDIAWGYSGGSGKRGGQGDVLIPFPGRIGNGRYSFDGRTFQLECNDKEGPNAIHGFVRNLPWHIQESHPNRVAFGVRLDATTYAERGYPFSLRILVTYELNKQGLGCRFSVTNVGHKPAPVGVGFHPYFTVGTGIIDEAEAQIPGTGFLEFNQRLVPTGTIYPVQDTPWDYRRFRPIAQQRFNHCYVNLERDTEGVAMAALRHVPSNRTITMTMDAAFSSVVVYTGDAIADAPRVALAIEPMTCASDAFNHPEWGLKRLAADETFSGCWGVDDSSRRG
- a CDS encoding alpha/beta fold hydrolase, coding for MHFALRIAFWMCKPFLLILPKHPIWPFHSGKHSEAVAIRPVLFQFLHMNRNDPNPPSTTACSYGQVSANQLSFRVAMAGTGERLVLCLHGFPECARSWRYQLQPLAEAGYRVWAPDLRGYGGTTRPVGLEAYAIESLLEDVSGLLTAAGTSEAILVGHDWGGIIAWYYALRHPNRIKALVILNAPHPACFERELRHWRQMRRSWYMGIFQIPRLPEAVLSMGQGYVIGKIFERMAVHRQHMPDDIVTRYRQQACTPGALTAMLNYYRAAIRGKGALRQRKGGYPTINIPTLVIWGLQDQALVRHNLDGLGHFVSNLTVVPIASAGHFVHEDEPNRVTEEVVAWLQNL
- a CDS encoding methyl-accepting chemotaxis protein; amino-acid sequence: MIGLFQRRQLFVHPVQYWCIGTTLVYVACLLITLYAVIFLPMVQPLYDPSVSWEQHAQVASQFLELHSRIWPWLIITFLALLLHSLYFMHRIAGPLYRFSTLFRSIGSGDLHQRARLRKHDYLHREAQAFNTMLDSLENRIQTINLHSALVTEAYEAVAIHVQAQAPGQITSALQTLDEEIRRFKGCLADFALKIENMPEQQQFEFGESAQKDLPAIRKAA
- a CDS encoding methyl-accepting chemotaxis protein, which codes for MGQPLRATNTSKQDLEPPADQSPVGESPRQPPTLTVVPADRIDPESQTDRPHSRRWINMVHPLQVRMLSQVIIYSLIIFLLLAIPVFKPLMQALDNPALSWQERAVVANDLLNLHSRFWPWALGAGLVVVLHCIHSMRLMHRVAGPLSRLTHVFPQIGNGNLCVRTTLRQGDYLTPEVDLVNHMTAQLHSKITAIKHMQVLLALDATRIRELALAKEDPALATLAKQMEQNLSGLKSSLDTFKTHSG
- a CDS encoding type IV pilin protein; this translates as MKHESTFILGIPSFRTTRRSRSCLRHAGGFSLIELMLAVSIMGVLAALAVPNYMDFIEKARVARAISELHGLAKDIKGFALAVGAYPNSLADVGLSTRLDPWGTPYQYYRINCGTTDDITSLAKLKLRQKNNSRTVPAGYSFSADSQWLVSLAIHNGQSQGYLHLTAAGGNGGGGGNNSGSGGGTSAGNSGSTGGGGSTGGGPPCGGVGGARKDRFLVPINSDFDMYSMGKNLDSVASLNPPKSQDDVIRASDGGFYGLARNF